In Amblyomma americanum isolate KBUSLIRL-KWMA chromosome 8, ASM5285725v1, whole genome shotgun sequence, the DNA window TCAACTCAAAGTAAagggtcaactaaaggtcataggAAAAGATCTTGGGTCAAAGGTTCGACACCCTATGTATACagcatatggtcatacacggctaacgtggttgggctgaaggtcgttcaaggtcgttctcCGGCTTGCGCGACGACTGATTTAGCTATCCTAGttaagcttttcacttcaaagtGTGATGCAGTGGCATCGAGTAGTCGGTAgctgcaaagaaaagaaatcaccTGAAACCTTAATCCTGGGAAAGTATTAATTACTGTATCGTGCTGTTAGTCTTTGCAAGAATTGTGACCTTTGACACTGGAGCACCAGGCATTGTCTCGAAATGTGCACTGTTTGCCCTAAGAAATGATACAGGCACTCTGCTCAGGACCTCAGCTTATCATTATTAGTGCACCACATAGACGAAATGATAAAGATCATTCCCCTTACGGCTAACAAGAAGTCGTCGATTTATCTGTGTCTTCAATGAGTTGATACCTACAAGTAAAATTTATTAAGGCTGCCGCCATAGTAGGGTATGTACTGATGTTTCATTGAAAATCACACCAACTACGTATCAATAAACGTCTCCAAGACACACACGAGAGGTTTCGTACCACTATTGGGCTCTAAACCGATGGCCTTTTCGTGCCACGCCGGCTGCAACTTGTTATTCTAGAAAGCAGTCCAACACCGATTAATTCACACGTACCGTATACAGCAGCCTAAAACTTGCCATGATCGTAGGAGCTTAGTACTACCTGTCctcatttttttccttcaattAATTTTTCCGGAATTTCGTTTTGCCGTGCTGCTTAAAAAATCTGTTTTACAGGTCAACGCAGTCACTCGTACTAAGCCACCTAACACGGTggacacagcctttcaagcccacgtTCACTATCTCACCACTCTCCACACCCTCGGATTCCTGTCTGCTGCATTGGACTtataaggcgaaagctttattggccgcgaacttgcgatttcgccgtggcggtgctccgaggaggcacatgacgtcacaatgcgcgcctcgccgccgaGCCGGACCGGTCTGGCCggaccggcggcggctggcgcgctTGGCatgaaatagagacatgctccaagtctccgccagtgcggtcagagcgcACCAAAGCcgtcgaacgcgtcggcggtcaagcgcagttggagtatatagcgtctcgctttggccgacgtgacgtcgccgtgcagcgcgcgcgccttacgccggagtataaacgcaccttagagcctgcgcttaaccgctaaccaacgcatTCGGTGGCGGAATCTATGGGAGGCattgaaaccccccgcacactcactgactaaaaaaaaaacctgtcccgagtctcggaatcgaaccagggcctttgagcgctaccactccgccacgacggctgaagctttaaccgtgaataaaggcgcatctagtgaatgcactcttctgatgcaaaagtcgccacgctttcgctgcgtatatcctaccataacagagctaggcctttagcagtttttttttttattttcagttttgcCGGTCAAACGGATATGCCTCTTTAGCAGGCCTCATGCCTGGGTAAGAAAGACCCTCCAAATTGTAACATCCTTCGCTCTTCGAGCCCTCCTCTCCGTTTTACAGAGCCTTCCACCTCGGAGTGAAGGCACTGTTTAAACCTCACCAATCATAGACACTTTGTGCAGACGAAGACGAGTCCTCTTGCTGGAACATAGGCAAGCACCCTGAGCCTTACACGCGTTTCTCTAGAAGAGCGCCCAGTGCGCAGCTGGCATGCACATCCCTACAACATCGAATGAAGCCAGCATACCTGCATCATGGTGCTTTAAATGACCATCAATTCAAAAACATTAGCTGCGGATTAACTCCTGTTAAACCTGTTTAAAGAGAAAGTGCTGTGGCGGATAGGACAACTAGACGTGGCTTGGCGCCTCCCACGTTGAGGTCTTTCCGGAAAACTTCGCTACTCGCTTATTTGGAACATCTGTAATTTGCATGCTCATAATAAAATACTCATGAACCCCTCAGTGCATAACTCGAATATAGATTTCTAATACGTATGTACATTAACTAGACGCCCGCCATCTGCTGTACCATCGCCGTACATTGCGTGTTGGGGTTTCAGTGTTtaccgcatgatggcgctacgactgcacgccatgaACAAAGCAATGTCACCGAAAACATACTTCGCTGCTCGCTTAATTGGGATATCTGTAATTGCATGCTGATTATTAAGCTATTCACGCACGCTTGAGTACAAATTTGGAAGGTACGTTGCTTAGACATCTCTGCCATTACTAAACGCGCCTTCATTAACTTCCAAGAGTCGCACAATTGCGGCGGAGTGGAAGTGTCCCCCTCCTGTATGCCGGACGAGCGAGTTCAATTCCCACCTACACCACAGTCTTCTTCGGCACTTTATTAATTTAGGCCGCTTCAAGGTCATATCTGCGCCGAAACATGACTTTCTAGGTTTGTACGTGACAAGTAGAGCTTACAATCCAGAAACAGACACATATTTGTTATCGACGGCACCTCACGTAGAAGACCGCAAGAAATGACCAAACAGCGCAGACCTGCGATTGAAAATGACGGTTTACACTTCGTTGCCTGCAAGGTAGACTACCTCCGGTTATGCAGGTAAGCGAGGAACAACACGCGTCAGTAACCTTAGTTCTTTCTACTTGATGGACACTGGACGTTGCGATGCGTACTAAACTAATGGCGGCAAAGTGCATCAATTACAGAAATGAAAAAAGTCAAACTAACGGTGAATTTTATGCGCGCCGCCCACGCGATTAAAAGACCACCTGGCAGCACGCGCATATAGATGGCGCCAGACGTCCGGAATATTCACGTATCGGCAGCCAACCAACTAGTGTAAAATATTGTGGTTTAGGCTTCAGTTCCTCCCAGATGTATTGGGCACGCAACAGTGACCTTGGAGGTAACTTAAACTGGAATGAAAGCCCTTAAACGCATGTCCCTGCCATTCGAGGTGCCTTCTATGGCACCTCAAATCTCTGTGACCGCCGCGGCATCCATTACAAATCCCCCATACTGGAGGGCCTTCACCTAGCTGCTAAGCAAACATCAGTGCCGCATTGCGCTCAGAGTGGTCTATTGAAACCTTACTGCAGGATAAAGCCTTACCTTTGCTTTCAAGACCCGGTCATTGTCAAATATATACGTATCTTGTCTTGATAAACTGTAAGTGAACACTACTTCTATATCAGGGCGGTATTGAAGATTGTTGACTTCATCACCGGTGCAGATCTGTGCCCAGAAAGTAGCTCTCATGAAATGAAGACGTTCGCCATAAATGCAAAGCATTATCAGAGGTGCTAACGGCGTTACTATCATACTTGACGGCTGTACTTGCCAGTAATGTTAATTGCACTGCATTCATCCTCATTTTCTGCGCAGCATCATAACAAAAAGTAAGAGACAGCAAACTATTTGTAAGACATCTGAGGGCGCAGGATTATACGGATTAAATTAGTTAAACTATATTATTGGCAATCAGTTTTTAtgtgtttatggggtttaacatcccaaaacaactcaggctatgaggaacgccgtagtgaagggtttcggtaatttcgaccacatgggtctccttaatgtgcaatgacatcgcagagtacacggtcctctagaacttcgcctccttCGAAAGAGTAATggcttttttaatttatttcttcTTAATATATATTTTTCTAGAGGCAAAAAAAGAGCAATAGAAAAATGGCGTGCGGTTTTGCCTGTTTATGCCAGGTGCTAATGAGGCCTGCCAGCACTTTGTTTCCGTGTCGAGACTCGGTTTTCAATTTTCAAGGTCAACCAGGCTTGGAGCAATGATAGGCGAAATCGTACTTAGGCTCCGCcgtaagagtatgacgcgacagctttaTTGGACTGATTGCCATTTATGCAGAATTGGCCTTCCTCTGCTTAACATTAAGAGATAGCGGAAGTTCATCGTACCAATCCTGGTGCAGTGGTTCAGGGGTTAGGTGGATCGACACTTCCCTGCTATCGCAGGTGCTCCCAACGGTGGGGTTGGTGAGACCCAGGATGCTCTACCCGAGCACCCCCTCGACTCCAATCAccgatttaactgccacctgccaagatgTGGAGTCCGGAAACCGCACTACCTGACTGACAGGCTACGGTTTCTGGAATGAGTGGAAGCTTTAGTGCTACCTTACCAAAAACTTTCGAATGTTAACGTGATTGTGCCCACTGTGTAAACGTGCACGTACTATCGCGTtcaatatgagttgcaacgcgccgtcatcgaccgGAGCTGGCTCCCTCGTCTACATCCTCCAACAATCGCTCggaattctgggaagaactgcCATCCAGGAAACGACCACACTACCTCTCACGAAACAGCTTAGTATAACTGTAATGCATTCTGTTTGACTGCGGTATTATTCTACTGCATCCCAACTACCATCGATAAGTTCGttatatatttcctgttattAGCCCAATTAAGAATTCAAGACGAAATATGTGAAACTGAATTCAATTTCATGCAAGCCAATTCCGTGAACACGTTTCACGTAAAACGTAAACGGCCAGTCTAAATTAAGAGGAATAAATGTGCATGAGCAggaaatgtaatgcgaaggcaagataaccgatggtcattaagaGTAACGGAGATAATTCCATGTGAAGGCATGCGTAGCattgggcggcagaaagttaactTGGCAGATGTGATTAAGAAATCTGCAGGGACATTACGACCGCAGCTGATTCAGGCCCGGTTTATATGGAGAGACATGAGAAAAGCTTTGACCTGCAGTCGCCTTAATCGGGCTCATGTCCACAATGTCTTTTTCAAGCAATCCTTGAACTCGAAAAGAAAGCTCTTATATCACCAAATAGCGACTCTTGTGAAGATGAGCTCACATTTGATCTCTCATAAAAAAAGGCATGCACGCAAAGAGCACGCTAGACTTTTCGTCACAATTAACATGATGGCTCTTTCATAACTCATTCAGTGAAAGTGCGCATTGGGGCTTGTACCGAAAGTTGCCTATTCCGTTAGGATTTTCTTTAAGGTCACTAGACGGGTAACGTTTGTTGCACTGCGTTTGTCGCAGAAAAGTTTTAAGAAGCCTTTTTGACGTATAATGCTTCAACAGCAGTGGACTCACATCTAGACGGGAGAGCGAACCCTGGCTTCTGCATGGCTCGAACACTTCGTAGTGCTTCGTCACCCACCGTCCAGACTCATAGGTTTGGTACAGTGGCTGGAACTTCCGAATATCACTTGTGAAAGAAATGGCCATCGGCATGCTGATattgttcgacactgtcatattcAAGTGAGCCATCGCTTTCATCTGTGCATTCGCagagcaaacaaaagaaagaaaggtgaaaaTCATTGGCAAGTTGTTCAGGGCTGAACGTTTCATTGCATTTTCTGAACCCGTTAAGGCTACGAAGCAATCGTTTAATCGTTTGCGATGCAATCGTTTAACAGGTCACAGAAAATTGCAAACAATTCACCACTTCGGCTATATACAGAGCACTTAGGATGACATATACGCTTAGGAGCACTTAGGAAGACATCTACGCATCTACATCGGAATTTATATGTCCATGTACCACAGGTTCAGACATTGATGAATGATTCGTTCACCACTGTTCTCGCAGCTAGTTTCATAACCGCGCAGACTTTTCTATTAACTCCACATTGCTACCTTTGTATGTAAAAACACCTAAGTGAATAATTTCATCATCTGTAAGTCTCAGTTTTAAACGTAAACTTTAAGTTTTTTGCACCTTCCTATAAAGAGTCACATCGTGTGAAAGAGTGCAATGACGTTTCATACAGGAGGCCGGTCCTCTTCAGGAGAAAATTCCATTTAAAGAAGAATGTTATGTGGCGCCTAAAGCCAAAAGTTAAGAATTTCATTAGTATAACTAAACCAACTATGCCAATAGTGCTTTATAAATGACCTGTCCTAGTCTCTAGTTAACCCGACTTCTAGTTATTACCCACTGGATAACGTTCCTGCGTGAGATAAATCACTGAGTGTGGCATTGCTTTGTTCTAGTTGCAACCTGCCTCCCAGAGCAGGATTTTCTACTTGCCATTTATACACCATTTCACGAATTCCATTATTTTCCGATTGTTTTTTTTAACCTCACACATATTCATACGTCTAGCCATGTTTTGTCCGTGATACATAATTTACTGCGATAATATGATATGTGTTCAGTGGGCGGGTGACTGCCAGGGTGGTATGCAGAATCTCTATGCGGTTTTTGAATTGCAAGTGTCGGCGATAATTTTGTAGGGCTCACTAAACCTTGTAAACAAGCTTTGAACAGTGCCAATGAAAATTAGTAGATCACCCATTTCGAGCTCGTGATTTAAAGCAAAAAATTTACCGCGCCACCGTCTGGAAGTCGTTGAAATAACGAGCGTTAGCGTTTGGTACAGCAATCTATCATCCacgcgatgtattaccacgtgattaggctacttttccctACCTCACGGCGATCGGGCGCCGACCGCCTTGAGGTCAGATATTTCTGGCCATTATGGGCCGAAAAggtttttcgactctttggaggTGCAATTTTTTCTTACCTCAAGGCAGTAGGTGCCCGGTCGacatgaggtatgaaattgtaAGCTGCCGaatgctgacgtcacggccgccatgtcaATTAAGCCTAACTagaactaaatattaacctaattaggcgatattggttTTAAACATATTCTACTCATTGAGCctgttacgaatatgccattataTAGATCATGACATCAACGGGTAATGAATTATAATCAAATAAATTCAAGGCTAAGCATAACTAAACTTTACCTTAATTAGTTCATTCTGACGTCTACCGTACTCTCCTCATCTTTTGGATCACAAATATCCCATTCGTTTTATCATGACCTCTTTAGTTACAGAGTTATAAGCAAATAAAaatagtcacgtgactagttaattatcaccacaaaatcagtgacctctccaatcaatcaccaattctgtgttactaatgacgtcaccaatgaccagttgggttgctatatcgatttactatgggggccgccatcttgaattcctcggacttggaaaatttcacgccgaagggaggtggtagccgaccccaagaaatcgagaaacgtgatgaatgaaagctaatatatatatatatatatatatatatatatatatatatatatatatatatatatatatatatatatatatatatatataggatatGATTGATCCGGTGTCGACCACTTACGACTGAAATCGAAGCGCTGAAGTTGCTCGGGGAATTCAGCATGGAAATCGGATGGATCAAGCAGGTTGCGTCGTCGGTGTTAGTCTTGTGTGACACGGCAATGTACAGCGACGGCATGAAAATGCTCCTGCGAAAGGATAGCAAGCACACGAGCATAATTTCAGACGAGCCGATAACACTGGGAAACAAAGTCATCAATGTCATTCAGGCGTGGTTATTTCAGTCGAAAATTCGCGCTTGGGTAACTCTACTTGGGTACCAGTGATGTCAACCGCGTGCATTTCGCTTTATTTTAACAGTGGATAGCTTAGTGCTAGCATTCTATATTAACAATATTCGAACCGCCCCGGGAAAAAGATTTATCGCCTGCCCCCCATTTGCAGCATGGCATAGTCGAGTTGGCGCATGTTGGCCAATGCGAGAGTATTGCTGCggaaagcatgtgtttttgaTGAGAAATTTGCACTTGTTGGTATACTGAAGCAAGCTGCCTAGAAAAGcaaaagtttattttttctttttcatggccAATGTCGGTTCTTGTATCGCCTCTCTATGTAGGAAATATATTCTCAAAGATTCCCAATTCATGAAAGCCGGCCTCACGTCTCGTGTCAAATACGAATGCAATACCTTATGTCGCGAGTGTCGCAGTTTTACGGACTCTTCGTAAAAAAGAACGAAGGCTGGCAAACATTACAATATGAGCATTTTGAATTCAACGGTAAGTAATGATAGCACAAGAATCTTTTGTTGAATAAAACGTGTGGTGAACGAGTAGCTGTATTATTTCTAAGAACCGCAAATGCTCATGGCCGCTCAAAAAGCACAATATCTCATACAACAGGCGTGCTACATGGCGCCGTTTTAGGGGCTCtattattcttaatttacattaacgacctccCAAGTAATCTGTCTTCAACCGTTGGTCTGTTAGCCGTTGACCGCGTCATTTACTGGAGCATCATTAATAACAGAGACACCATCTGCAATGCGACATAAAACTTGTGGGAGAGTGGTGCGCAAACTCGCTAATGTCCTTAAACGTTAACAAAACAACTCTAATATCATAACATCGCCGTCAATTGTATCCTGTTCCTAACTACACCCTTCGCGGTTCCTCGATATCCCACGCATCTTCTAGAAATATTTAGGAATAAGCTTAACGCAGGATTTCTCATGGGCCACCCGCATAATGAACATAACCAACGAAGCTAACCGGGTTCTTGGTCATTCAAAACGTAACTTGAGTTAAGCACCTGCTTCCGTACAACTTTCTGCCTATTTAACTCTTGTCGTCCTAAACTTGAATTTTCATGCTCAATCTGGGACTCTGACAAATTAACCTAGCCAAAACCCTTGAGTTTGTCCAGAGCTGCGCGGTAAGGTTTCCGGTAAGATTTGTATATTCTGATTATTCATATCATGTGAGTGTAGCAGCATTGAAAACAAAAACTAACCTGTCCAGCCTTGAATCCTGTTGTAAAATGACCAGACTGTGCCCTTTCCACCGGTTTTATCATTCCTCTTTGAATCATTTCGTTATTACCCCTGCACACCGCCTATCCCTTTGCATCAGTCATCCGAAAGCTGTTCATAAAGCTCGAGCatccacttctgcgcatctgaaaTCATTCTTCGCCCAGACCACATGAGACTGGAACAACATGCCCACTGAAGCTTTCATCCGTCCTGGCCTGGAATTCTTCCAATCATTCATCAGTGACCTAATTAAATATGTTAGCCCGCCCCTCATGTAATGACCGTAGTGAGCAGTttaggtactaataaataaataaatgaaattgaGCAACATTCCAAAATAAAGACACCAGAGAAAAGACTTGCTTGGTGTGTAGGATGGCCTGGTGATGAACTGGATTTTCGAACCTGGCACCGAAAACAGTGTAACACGGTCGCTGAGCAGTTTCTTTGGTCCGGATTATGGAGTATATTTTCTGCGGAAGGAGAAAGACAATGTTTATAAATTGTGTTAAGAGAGCTTTTTGGGATTTGTGTAGTGCAGAGAAAACATTGCAGTGGTAAAATTGTCCTCCGCTGTTTGACGCCAGCGTCTCCCCAATAACGAGTTTGTTTTTATAGGACCTAACACGGAAATTATTGCGCTAATGGACAGTTATCTTGAGGACAATTGATCAAGACGCTAATGTGCTTCGCGAAAACCTTCTGTATATAATTAAAATTACTTTTCTTATTCACAATGTggcaaaaaaagagggggggggggtgttgctcTCCGTCGCCATTTGTGCTATTTTCCAGCTGCACCTGCCAGGCCAGTAATGTAATGCTCCCAGCTACTTTCGTGTAATGAATTTGGCTGGCTGAATGGTAGCGATTATAGGGAACGCTTTCTCTGTAATGATTTAAGCGCTGATGAAGCCGCTTTTTGTAATGAATTATAACTCTATTAAAGACCAAGATAAAAGCTTAGTAGCGGCAATTTCTGCGTCTGCAAGTGACGCAGCAGTCTCCTTACATTTTGCAAATGCAGAGAAACTAGACTGCGCAGCTTAGTTTGCATAAATACTTTGTGCCACATTTCTATATCGATTCATTATCACTTCTTATTTACAAAGAACACTCTCaccatagggcctgggcccaaacacctccttgtaaataataaatgtttaccaccaccacactTCAATTTCACATGTACAACGCACCGACGTCCCCGAAGATTAGGCGCCGATCACTGAGGCTGACAATTGTGCACAAGCATTACGCGTATAAAGACTGTAGCAAGTGTCGTTCCGTAACCTTTAGGTCTCTCATGTCACACAATGAAGATGAAAAGCATAAACTCTGAAAACTGTAAATCGAAGAAGCCTTATTAGTACTGCCGCCACGGGCGGCGAGCTTCATGAACTCTGTGCATTGAGTGCTCCAATAGTATAGTTTAGAATGCGCATTTTCAACTACGAAGCAAAAGAGGGGGGCCCTATAGTTTTTAGTGAACAAAGTTCATGCCTCGACGGCCACCCGCGACGCTTTTCTTCCGTTGCTGTCCAACGTACTCTGTCCTGAGCACTTTACTGGCTTTCATTTTACTCGGGAGTAAAACATCAACCGTACGACGTGTGGCCACAGGCGGATAACTGCAGTTGGACGCTTCTTTGTTTTGACGTTAATTGCGATCGCACATTGTACGAGTGCCTTGCATTTTGCCCCTTACAGAAACACGGTCAACACACACGAAAATAAGCAAGGGTTGCGTTATAGTGCTCAGCCggcgagcgtcctaaccactaagccaactCTGAGAGAGCGATCGGAAGAATAAcaggttttaatgcgaaagcgtttcttCTCTCATGAATGGCGTGTACAGGAACCAGtaacaaaaaaattgacagtggctcaactcggctatgccaggatatacgtagcgaaagctaaggcataactTGTTTAGCcgtggttaatcttgattgcaagtccaggttagtctggctgactggctagttgttgtcacgtggttcgtcacgcgcttggtcacgtgaccagtcacatgGTGtggtgcgagcacggcgaaactgcgggTTCGTGGCCAaggtagctttcgctacaaaacaaatatAAACACGCTAATTTTGTGTCAGAAATTGGAGAATCAAATGGAGGTGCTATTGTGCTTCTTTGTACTGGAGCAAATGGTGTGTGTGTATGAGTAGGTAATGGCATAGTATGCCGCTCAGTGTACACTAGGCTGTGATTTGTGATCTCTAATCGGTAATCGTGATTGGTGATTCGTAATCGGTAAGGTTACcggtaattgtaattgtaatcggTGACCGTGATTGGTAATAGGATTGTGGATTGGTAATCGGTGAGAAATGTGAAAAAATAGAATAAGACAAAAACGGAATAGTGTGTTATCGCGTTTACTATCCAGGCGAAGGTGAAGCATCCTCCTAATTATTCTATCGTTATAACTAATCGGGCTTTTCACTTCTCTTTCGAGGCCCCTGTTTGTACGTTGTTCACCGCTGTGGCGTTTCACATGACTTCAAATGCCGGCTACTTTACAATCTCCTCGCGTTTCAAATTACGTATAGAGAAACCAACAATCATCCGTGCTGGCATGTATTCCCACGTTTGCGATCAAAAGAATAGGTTACGCGATTTCACACATCCACGCGCAATTCCTCACCTGAAGCAATTTGAGGCACGCAATGATCACGCGCTCTTCAGTGTTTCCGTAAATGTCGAGGACTCCGAAATGAGACACACCACGGTTCCAAAGGTCCACCACGGCGGGCTCGAAGGACCGGCTGTAGGCTCGTGCTCTAACTTCGTTGGAACTGAAAGTAAGGTTAAATGGCATCTATGGCAATGTTATAAAGAGGGCCTACTCAGATGCGGCCTGCAATATTACGGACCAATTTGAAGAGGTGCAAGCGCCTTTAAACGTTCCCGCTCATTGTTGTTTTCTACTTAGCAAAAATCCATGCTTTCTCCCTGATTAGAATGTAGTAACCATTCCcagtaatttttttctcaaatagaTGCCGTTGCCGTGGCGTAGGCTCGATACAAATTGGGCGTTTTTGTCGTTTGTCATTGTAAACATTTGTTTCATCTTTTGAGGCTACGAAGCACCGGCGCTGCAATGTCATAAACCCTTGCTCGTTGTAATATACGCTATAGATGATGTTGCACCTGACGCATTTCCGACTGTTTCGAATAAACGCTCATAATTGCACACATTAATTCGTTATGAATCAATACAGAGAGAATGACGTTTGCCTTGTAGGCGGCACAGCCATAATGCGTGAATTCGAATTTATTTTCGAAGTCATACGtgtaagacccccccccccccctttgcatTTACGTTTTATGTCTGTCTGAAACTCTCCGAGATACCCTAACGAAGAGTACAGACGGGGAAATGGCTGTGGATCATGGGGCGTTAATTTTACCAAAATCAGTGACCGCATGAGTATTCATAATGTAACGACAGCGAAGAATTTGAAACGATAATTTTTCCTACGAAAGCGAAAGACGAACCCGGTTCCCGGGCGCTTATTGGTTGATATGTCATATAGGCGAAACTTTGCTCCGGAAACTGGGAAAGACAAAAAAGTTGGAATACTGTTCTGTGAGACCAACTGAAGCTCCTAGCCGTCAACGCGCATCTAAGGAGACCGGCGCATCACTTGTTCTACCTTATCTGCGACGGCACCGGGAAAAGCTCATCTCCGAGATGCTTTCCCGCTGCTGTCCACAGACCCTGGCGGTCTGTTTAGCGACCTCGAAAT includes these proteins:
- the LOC144102273 gene encoding uncharacterized protein LOC144102273 yields the protein MPSLYIAVSHKTNTDDATCLIHPISMLNSPSNFSASISVMKAMAHLNMTVSNNISMPMAISFTSDIRKFQPLYQTYESGRWVTKHYEVFEPCRSQGSLSRLDICTGDEVNNLQYRPDIEVVFTYSLSRQDTYIFDNDRVLKAKICKAKAAYPKMPFGIAFFDTERDFMPRSCPGLGLSVGNLTRTRTMVSCDTTGSRASAETSPQGDDDEQSLNAVRGVASEIDFLYLTDLEMLDGLADQNVTKVQ